A genome region from Stenotrophomonas maltophilia includes the following:
- a CDS encoding Na+/H+ antiporter subunit G: MITFIQIALSVLLLFGCFFILVGALGLVKLSTFFKRLHAPTKASTLGVGCVLVCSVCYHIFLGQDPQPRELLITVFLFITAPISAHMMAKAALSLLMETRPSLPGNEPAAEEQLPPPEPVREEEGSQSR, translated from the coding sequence ATGATCACCTTCATCCAGATCGCCCTGTCGGTGCTGCTGCTGTTCGGCTGCTTCTTCATCCTGGTCGGCGCACTGGGGCTGGTGAAACTGTCGACGTTCTTCAAGCGCCTGCATGCGCCCACCAAGGCCAGCACGCTGGGCGTGGGCTGCGTGCTGGTGTGTTCGGTCTGCTACCACATCTTCCTCGGCCAGGACCCGCAGCCGCGCGAGCTGCTGATCACCGTGTTCCTGTTCATCACCGCGCCGATCAGCGCACACATGATGGCCAAGGCCGCGCTGTCGCTGCTGATGGAAACCCGCCCCAGCCTGCCCGGCAACGAGCCGGCTGCTGAAGAGCAGCTGCCGCCGCCGGAGCCGGTGCGCGAGGAAGAAGGTTCACAGAGCCGGTAA
- a CDS encoding tryptophan 2,3-dioxygenase: MSVDNNQRDLEAGIHTDLQGRLTYGGYLRLDQLLSAQQPLSNPPHHDEMLFIIQHQTSELWLKLLGHELRAAIGFLQRDEVWQCRKVLARSKQVLRQLTEQWSVLETLTPSEYMGFRDVLGPSSGFQSLQYRYIEFLLGNKNAQMLQVFEHDAAGQAQLRTVLEAPSLYEEFLKYLARFGHAVPAVYENHDWTQPHVADDALQPVFERIYQDTDRYWREYSLCEDLVDLETAFQLWRFRHMRTVMRVIGFKRGTGGSSGVGFLAKALELTFFPELFQVRTSLQAGPPSAQG, encoded by the coding sequence ATGTCCGTCGACAACAACCAACGCGATCTCGAAGCCGGCATCCACACCGACCTGCAGGGGCGCCTGACCTACGGCGGCTACCTGCGGCTGGACCAGCTGCTCAGCGCGCAGCAGCCGCTGTCCAACCCGCCGCACCACGACGAGATGCTCTTCATCATCCAGCACCAGACCTCGGAGCTGTGGCTGAAGCTGCTGGGCCACGAGCTGCGTGCCGCAATCGGCTTCCTGCAGCGCGATGAAGTCTGGCAGTGCCGCAAGGTGCTGGCGCGCAGCAAGCAGGTGCTGCGCCAGCTCACCGAGCAATGGTCGGTGCTGGAAACGCTGACCCCGTCCGAGTACATGGGCTTCCGCGACGTGCTGGGCCCTTCGTCGGGTTTCCAGTCGCTGCAGTACCGCTACATCGAGTTCCTGCTGGGCAACAAGAACGCGCAGATGCTGCAGGTGTTCGAGCACGACGCCGCGGGCCAGGCGCAGCTGCGCACCGTGCTGGAAGCGCCCAGCCTGTACGAGGAGTTCCTGAAGTACCTGGCCCGCTTCGGCCACGCCGTACCGGCTGTGTATGAAAACCACGACTGGACCCAGCCGCACGTGGCCGACGACGCACTGCAGCCGGTCTTCGAGCGCATCTACCAGGACACCGACCGCTACTGGCGCGAGTATTCGCTGTGCGAGGACCTGGTGGACCTGGAGACCGCCTTCCAGCTCTGGCGCTTCCGCCACATGCGCACGGTGATGCGGGTGATCGGCTTCAAGCGCGGCACCGGCGGCTCGTCCGGGGTGGGCTTCCTGGCCAAGGCGCTGGAACTGACCTTCTTCCCTGAGCTGTTCCAGGTGCGCACCAGCCTGCAGGCCGGGCCCCCGTCAGCGCAGGGCTGA
- a CDS encoding thioredoxin family protein, whose product MRMKLGGAVVVVCAALIGACSQPQPPAAAEPTQPLDTRPTEPPVADPSEPVASGNTPVAADIAAIAGLGAQFDPARDPADDLATAKVEAQRGKKRILLEVGNAACDRCHALDEIVEGNGDLRRFRDAHYVWVKVNASDEQPNTAFFAQFPEMERDYPRLLVLDADGSLLVSQATGELRRGEAFQPARVSAFLKQWAPDR is encoded by the coding sequence ATGCGCATGAAGCTCGGTGGAGCAGTGGTGGTGGTCTGTGCGGCGCTGATCGGCGCCTGTTCCCAACCGCAACCGCCTGCCGCCGCCGAGCCCACGCAGCCCCTGGATACCCGACCCACCGAGCCACCGGTCGCTGACCCCAGCGAACCGGTGGCCTCGGGCAACACCCCGGTGGCGGCGGACATCGCCGCCATCGCCGGGCTCGGCGCGCAGTTCGACCCGGCCCGCGACCCCGCCGATGACCTGGCCACCGCCAAGGTGGAAGCCCAGCGCGGCAAGAAGCGCATCCTGCTGGAGGTCGGCAATGCCGCCTGCGACCGCTGCCATGCGCTGGATGAGATCGTGGAAGGCAACGGCGACCTGCGCCGCTTCCGCGATGCCCACTACGTGTGGGTAAAGGTCAACGCCAGTGACGAGCAGCCCAACACCGCCTTCTTCGCCCAGTTCCCCGAGATGGAGCGCGACTATCCACGCCTGCTGGTGCTCGATGCCGATGGAAGCCTGCTGGTCTCGCAGGCCACCGGTGAGCTGCGCCGGGGCGAGGCATTCCAGCCTGCGCGGGTGAGCGCCTTCCTGAAGCAATGGGCGCCTGACCGGTAG
- a CDS encoding MarR family winged helix-turn-helix transcriptional regulator has translation MSPADPASTRLRASHVLLDLEQFLPYRLSVLSNRVSGNIAKLYGDRYGLAIPEWRVITILALYPGSSASEVSDRTAMDKVAVSRAVARLLERGFIKRETHGDDRRRSVLALSAAGFEVYETIAPMVIEITRKLMSVLSEEEEQLLEKLILRLAGDGLERMGEGV, from the coding sequence ATGAGCCCCGCCGATCCTGCCTCGACCCGCCTGCGTGCCTCGCACGTCCTGCTCGACCTGGAACAGTTCCTGCCGTACCGGCTGAGCGTGCTGTCCAACCGGGTCAGCGGCAACATCGCCAAGCTGTACGGTGATCGTTACGGTCTGGCGATTCCCGAATGGCGGGTCATCACCATCCTGGCGCTGTACCCCGGCTCCTCGGCCAGCGAGGTCTCCGACCGCACGGCGATGGACAAGGTGGCGGTCAGCCGCGCCGTGGCCCGCCTGCTGGAGCGCGGCTTCATCAAGCGCGAGACCCACGGCGACGATCGCCGCCGCTCGGTGCTGGCGCTGTCGGCGGCTGGCTTCGAGGTGTACGAGACCATCGCACCGATGGTGATCGAGATCACCCGCAAGCTGATGTCGGTGCTGAGCGAGGAGGAGGAGCAGCTGCTGGAGAAGCTGATCCTGCGCCTGGCCGGTGATGGCCTGGAGCGGATGGGCGAAGGGGTGTAA
- a CDS encoding K+/H+ antiporter subunit F, with product MTGFEVIQTTLVVCMHVVGLAMLLATWRLLRGPTVPDRILALDTLSVTAIAELMLFGMYLNSPIYFEAALIIAMLGFGSTVVLSKFVLRRDIVE from the coding sequence ATGACCGGTTTTGAAGTCATCCAGACCACCCTGGTGGTGTGCATGCACGTGGTCGGCCTGGCCATGCTGCTGGCCACCTGGCGCCTGCTGCGCGGGCCGACCGTGCCCGACCGCATCCTCGCGCTGGACACCCTGTCGGTGACCGCGATCGCCGAGCTGATGCTGTTCGGCATGTACCTCAACTCGCCGATCTACTTCGAGGCGGCGCTGATCATCGCCATGCTCGGCTTCGGCAGCACCGTGGTGCTGAGCAAGTTCGTGCTGCGCCGGGACATTGTCGAATGA
- a CDS encoding monovalent cation/H+ antiporter subunit D has product MNHLVILPILIPLLGAALSLFVEHRRYGPRVQRAVAWTALSALALAVGLLFASTASGDINVYLLGDWPSRLGIALVADRLSAWMLLTTLLLAIPCLLHACSGWDRRAPHFHALFQFQLVGLNGAFLTGDIFNLFVFFEVMLIASYGLLLSGGRGLRMRIGLHYVVFNVTASTLFLIALGLLYASLGSLNMAELSQRIAEVPPAQLTLVKATMGLLLLVFCAKAALMPLYLWLPEAYSRAPAAVAALFAIMTKVGLYSVLRIQMLWFGDDAGAMAGYGRDWLLWAGVATLVLGGLGALAATRLRVLISYLVIVSAATLFIAFSVGTPQVLSAGLYYLPHSSFVAAALFLIADLIRRRRGGASDRKEVVAPMPGKETPAVLFLIGAVSVAGLPPLSGFLAKAALLAGMPAQYTGPVWTAVLVSSLLVIMGLTRGGIRLFWRVPPVDPEAPKPRKARLRRVELYAACILLGYGIGMTLAAAPLMRYTDATAAQLLHPSEYVQQLRATTPEIRQP; this is encoded by the coding sequence ATGAACCATCTGGTGATCCTGCCGATCCTGATTCCGCTGCTGGGTGCTGCGCTGTCCCTGTTCGTCGAACACCGTCGCTACGGCCCCAGGGTGCAGCGCGCGGTGGCCTGGACTGCGCTGTCGGCGCTGGCGCTGGCGGTGGGCCTGCTGTTTGCCAGCACGGCCAGCGGTGACATCAACGTCTACCTGCTGGGTGACTGGCCGTCGCGGCTGGGCATCGCGCTGGTGGCCGACCGGCTGTCGGCGTGGATGCTGCTGACCACCCTGCTGCTGGCCATTCCCTGCCTGCTGCATGCCTGCTCAGGCTGGGACCGCCGCGCGCCGCACTTCCATGCGCTGTTCCAGTTCCAGCTGGTGGGCCTCAATGGCGCGTTCCTCACCGGCGATATCTTCAACCTGTTCGTGTTCTTCGAGGTGATGCTGATCGCCTCCTACGGCCTGCTGCTCAGCGGTGGCCGCGGCCTGCGCATGCGCATCGGCCTGCACTACGTGGTGTTCAACGTCACCGCCTCGACCCTGTTCCTGATCGCGCTGGGCCTGCTGTACGCCTCGCTGGGCTCGCTGAACATGGCCGAGCTGTCGCAGCGCATCGCCGAGGTGCCGCCGGCGCAGCTGACCCTGGTGAAGGCGACGATGGGCCTGTTGCTGCTGGTGTTCTGCGCCAAGGCTGCGCTGATGCCGCTGTACCTGTGGCTGCCGGAAGCCTATTCGCGCGCACCGGCGGCGGTGGCCGCGCTGTTCGCGATCATGACCAAGGTCGGCCTGTACTCGGTGCTGCGCATCCAGATGCTGTGGTTCGGCGATGACGCGGGCGCGATGGCCGGCTACGGCCGCGACTGGCTGCTGTGGGCCGGCGTGGCAACGCTGGTGCTCGGCGGCCTCGGTGCCTTGGCTGCGACCCGCCTGCGCGTGCTGATCTCGTACCTGGTGATCGTCTCGGCGGCCACGCTGTTCATCGCCTTCTCGGTCGGCACCCCGCAGGTGCTGTCAGCCGGCCTGTATTACCTGCCGCACAGCAGCTTCGTGGCCGCTGCGCTGTTCCTCATTGCCGATCTGATCCGCCGCCGCCGTGGTGGCGCCAGCGATCGCAAGGAGGTGGTGGCACCGATGCCGGGCAAGGAAACGCCGGCGGTGCTGTTCCTGATCGGTGCGGTATCGGTGGCCGGCCTGCCGCCGCTCTCCGGCTTCCTGGCCAAGGCCGCGCTGCTGGCCGGCATGCCGGCGCAGTACACCGGCCCGGTCTGGACCGCGGTGCTGGTCAGCAGCCTGCTGGTGATCATGGGCCTGACCCGCGGCGGTATCCGCCTGTTCTGGCGCGTGCCGCCGGTCGATCCGGAGGCACCGAAGCCGCGCAAGGCACGCCTGCGCCGGGTCGAGTTGTACGCCGCCTGCATCCTGCTGGGCTACGGCATCGGCATGACCCTGGCCGCCGCCCCGCTGATGCGCTACACCGACGCCACCGCTGCACAGCTGCTGCACCCCAGCGAGTACGTGCAGCAGCTGCGCGCGACCACGCCGGAGATCCGCCAGCCATGA
- a CDS encoding sodium:calcium antiporter — protein sequence MIAIAIAWFLLGLLLLALGGDSIVKAVSGLAQRFGATPFTAGLLLLGLATSLPELAVNARALAVGQPELALGNAVGSSIANLGLTLAMAALAAPLLLRARLQTVLWWSLLAAGMLLILFGLDGRLARWEGGVLVAGFIVMQVVLLRRGRSENAEVQAVIAESALSRTSLPLNVLRVLIAALALYWGARLVVGAAADFGAALGWTPLLVGLLPVAIGTALPEVATAIAAARRGHGDMVLGHVLGSSAVNLLLVIGAMAVLQPLALPASFVRLELPALLAFALVLYPMLRGDLKVSRGEGAILLVAFVGWFVLELLLVGAPAM from the coding sequence ATGATCGCCATTGCCATTGCCTGGTTCCTGCTTGGCCTGCTGCTGCTGGCGCTGGGCGGGGACTCCATCGTCAAGGCCGTGTCCGGCCTGGCCCAACGCTTCGGGGCCACGCCCTTCACTGCGGGCCTGCTGCTGCTCGGGTTAGCCACCTCGTTGCCGGAACTGGCGGTCAACGCGCGGGCACTGGCGGTGGGCCAGCCGGAACTGGCGCTGGGCAATGCGGTGGGCAGCAGCATCGCCAACCTCGGCCTGACCCTGGCCATGGCGGCGCTTGCCGCGCCGCTGCTGCTGCGCGCACGCCTGCAGACGGTGCTGTGGTGGTCGCTGCTGGCGGCCGGCATGCTGCTGATCCTGTTCGGCCTGGATGGCCGCCTGGCGCGTTGGGAAGGTGGCGTGCTGGTGGCCGGCTTCATCGTCATGCAGGTCGTGCTGCTGCGCCGTGGTCGCAGCGAGAACGCCGAGGTGCAGGCGGTCATCGCCGAGTCCGCGCTGAGCCGCACCAGCCTGCCGTTGAACGTGTTGAGGGTGTTGATCGCGGCGCTGGCGCTGTACTGGGGTGCGCGCCTGGTGGTGGGGGCTGCCGCCGACTTCGGTGCTGCGCTGGGCTGGACGCCGCTGCTGGTCGGCCTGCTGCCGGTGGCGATCGGCACCGCGCTGCCGGAAGTGGCCACCGCCATCGCCGCCGCGCGCCGCGGGCATGGCGACATGGTGCTGGGCCACGTACTGGGTTCCAGCGCTGTCAACCTGCTGCTGGTGATCGGCGCGATGGCGGTGCTGCAGCCGCTCGCACTGCCGGCCTCGTTCGTACGCCTGGAACTGCCCGCGTTGCTTGCGTTCGCGCTGGTGCTGTACCCGATGCTGCGCGGTGACCTGAAGGTCAGCCGCGGCGAAGGCGCAATCCTGCTGGTCGCCTTCGTCGGCTGGTTCGTGCTGGAGCTGCTGCTGGTGGGCGCCCCGGCCATGTAG
- a CDS encoding Na+/H+ antiporter subunit E — protein sequence MTAQRSLFRRVIPSPMLSIMVVAFWLLMSDSFTLGQIVLGLILGVVVPLFAARLDREFARIGTLRPLPKLLCVTLWDILMSNIRVALQVLGPEKNIHPGFIWLPLDIANIHGIAALTSMITLTPGTVSAALSDDRKFLLVHVLHLEDPQDLIDTIKRRYEAPLMEIFP from the coding sequence ATGACCGCCCAGCGCTCCCTGTTCCGCCGCGTCATTCCCTCGCCGATGCTCAGCATCATGGTGGTGGCGTTCTGGCTGCTGATGTCCGACAGCTTCACCCTCGGCCAGATCGTGCTGGGGCTGATATTGGGCGTGGTGGTGCCGCTGTTCGCCGCACGCCTGGACCGCGAGTTCGCCCGCATCGGCACGCTGCGCCCGCTGCCCAAACTGCTGTGCGTGACCCTGTGGGACATCCTGATGTCCAACATCCGCGTCGCCCTGCAGGTGCTCGGCCCGGAGAAGAACATCCATCCGGGCTTCATCTGGCTGCCGCTGGACATCGCCAACATCCACGGCATCGCCGCGCTGACCAGCATGATCACGCTGACCCCGGGCACGGTCTCGGCCGCGCTCAGTGACGACCGCAAGTTCCTGCTGGTGCATGTGCTGCACCTGGAGGACCCACAGGACCTGATCGATACGATCAAGCGCCGTTACGAGGCGCCGTTGATGGAGATCTTCCCATGA
- a CDS encoding peptide MFS transporter, producing the protein MSVNATANTPEPALPDFKTTLGHPRPLWMLFMTEFWERFAFYGIRWALVLYIVAQFYNGNAAGEGDASRIYGAYLALVYAAAIFGGYVADRVLGYQRSILTGAVIMAAGLFMISLPQEHIFKLGLATIIVGNGMFKPNISTMVGKLYGLKDERRDSGFTIFYMGINIGAMIAPVLTEYLARKVFGTSEMPSYKVVFIASGVGMLISLVWFYIGRAGLKGIGAPPAGAEGFGRIIMVLIGAVVAIPIAYFLLATGATALAWILGAMFTALAVVLLVEGIREGKVQRDRVIAMLIIFAFNVMFWMFFEQAGSSFTFLAENIVNRQFGDWTFPTAWFQSVNSVAIITLAPIIAWIWVAMGRANPSIPRKFGLGLLFNGAAFALLMFALSQMVVDGKIPFWTLFMVYVIQSVGELCLSPIGLSMVTKLAPVRLVGFGMGGWFLSTGIGNNLSGIFAGVVSGEGGMTVESALKGYTFGFWALIGSGVVLFLIAPLINKLMHGVK; encoded by the coding sequence ATGAGCGTAAACGCCACTGCGAACACCCCAGAGCCGGCCCTGCCGGACTTCAAGACCACGCTGGGCCATCCGCGCCCACTGTGGATGCTGTTCATGACCGAGTTCTGGGAGCGCTTTGCGTTCTACGGCATCCGCTGGGCCTTGGTGCTGTACATCGTCGCCCAGTTCTACAACGGCAACGCCGCCGGTGAAGGCGACGCCAGCCGCATCTACGGTGCCTACCTGGCGCTGGTGTACGCCGCGGCGATCTTCGGTGGCTACGTGGCCGACCGGGTGCTGGGCTACCAGCGTTCGATCCTGACCGGCGCGGTCATCATGGCCGCCGGCCTGTTCATGATCTCGCTGCCGCAGGAGCACATCTTCAAGCTCGGCCTGGCCACGATCATCGTCGGCAACGGCATGTTCAAGCCGAACATCTCGACCATGGTCGGCAAGCTGTACGGCCTGAAGGACGAGCGCCGCGATTCGGGCTTCACCATCTTCTACATGGGCATCAACATCGGCGCGATGATCGCCCCGGTGCTGACCGAGTACCTGGCCCGCAAGGTCTTCGGTACCTCGGAAATGCCGTCGTACAAGGTCGTGTTCATCGCCTCGGGCGTGGGCATGCTGATCTCGCTGGTGTGGTTCTACATCGGCCGTGCCGGCCTGAAGGGCATCGGTGCACCGCCGGCCGGCGCTGAAGGTTTCGGCCGTATCATCATGGTGCTGATCGGTGCCGTGGTCGCCATTCCGATCGCCTACTTCCTGCTGGCCACCGGCGCTACCGCGCTGGCCTGGATCCTGGGCGCGATGTTCACCGCGCTGGCCGTGGTGCTGCTCGTGGAGGGCATCCGCGAGGGCAAGGTGCAGCGCGACCGCGTGATCGCCATGCTGATCATCTTCGCCTTCAACGTGATGTTCTGGATGTTCTTCGAACAAGCCGGCAGCTCCTTCACCTTCCTGGCCGAGAACATCGTCAACCGCCAGTTCGGTGACTGGACCTTCCCGACCGCGTGGTTCCAGTCGGTCAACTCGGTGGCCATCATCACCCTGGCGCCGATCATCGCCTGGATCTGGGTGGCCATGGGCCGCGCCAATCCGTCCATCCCGCGCAAGTTCGGCCTGGGCCTGCTGTTCAACGGCGCCGCCTTCGCGCTGCTGATGTTCGCCCTGTCGCAGATGGTCGTGGACGGCAAGATCCCGTTCTGGACCCTGTTCATGGTCTACGTCATCCAGTCGGTCGGTGAGCTGTGCCTGTCGCCGATCGGCCTGTCGATGGTGACCAAGCTGGCCCCGGTACGCCTGGTCGGCTTCGGCATGGGCGGCTGGTTCCTGTCCACCGGCATCGGCAACAACCTGTCGGGCATCTTCGCCGGCGTGGTCAGTGGTGAAGGCGGCATGACGGTCGAGTCGGCCCTGAAGGGGTATACCTTCGGGTTCTGGGCCCTGATCGGCTCCGGCGTGGTGCTGTTCCTGATCGCCCCGCTGATCAACAAGCTGATGCACGGCGTCAAGTAA
- the hppD gene encoding 4-hydroxyphenylpyruvate dioxygenase, giving the protein MNTAVPTASHPNPGMQVTTFENPMGIDGFEFVEFAAPAGRGQELHDYFRKMGFSAVLKHKQRPITVYRQGDVNFLVNEDPDSFAADFAEKHGPCACGFAIRFKKPGQEVYQTALGNGAEAIAFKPDSKAVSAPVIKGIGDCMLYLVDRYGAAGSIYDGDYEPIAGADLHPVGFGLTFIDHLTHNLYFGNMQQWSDYYERLFNFREIRYFDIKGLKTGLVSKAMTAPDGIVRIPLNESSDPKSQINEYLDAYKGEGIQHIACFTDNIYETVEAMRAQGVDFLDTPETYFDVIDQRVPNHGEDVPRLAKNKILIDADPETHQRKLLQIFTQNCIGPIFFEIIQRKGNEGFGEGNFTALFESIERDQIRRGVL; this is encoded by the coding sequence ATGAATACCGCAGTCCCGACCGCCTCGCACCCCAACCCCGGCATGCAGGTCACCACCTTCGAGAACCCGATGGGCATCGACGGTTTCGAGTTCGTCGAATTCGCCGCCCCGGCCGGCCGTGGCCAGGAGCTGCACGACTACTTCCGGAAGATGGGCTTCAGCGCGGTGCTCAAGCACAAGCAGCGTCCGATTACCGTCTATCGCCAGGGCGACGTCAACTTCCTGGTCAATGAAGACCCCGATTCGTTCGCCGCCGACTTCGCCGAGAAGCACGGTCCATGCGCCTGCGGCTTCGCCATCCGCTTCAAGAAGCCGGGCCAGGAGGTCTACCAGACCGCGCTGGGCAACGGCGCCGAAGCCATCGCCTTCAAGCCGGACAGCAAGGCGGTCAGCGCCCCGGTCATCAAGGGCATCGGCGATTGCATGCTGTACCTGGTCGACCGCTACGGTGCGGCCGGCAGCATCTACGACGGCGACTACGAGCCGATCGCCGGTGCCGACCTGCACCCGGTGGGCTTCGGCCTGACCTTCATCGACCACCTGACCCACAACCTGTACTTCGGCAACATGCAGCAGTGGTCGGATTACTACGAGCGCCTGTTCAACTTCCGCGAGATCCGCTACTTCGACATCAAGGGCCTGAAGACCGGCCTGGTGTCCAAGGCGATGACCGCGCCGGACGGCATCGTGCGCATCCCGCTGAACGAATCGTCGGACCCGAAGAGCCAGATCAACGAGTACCTGGATGCGTACAAGGGCGAGGGCATCCAGCACATCGCCTGCTTCACCGACAACATCTACGAGACCGTCGAAGCCATGCGCGCGCAGGGCGTGGATTTCCTCGACACGCCGGAGACCTACTTCGACGTGATCGACCAGCGCGTGCCGAACCACGGTGAAGACGTGCCGCGCCTGGCGAAGAACAAGATCCTGATCGATGCCGATCCGGAAACCCACCAGCGCAAGCTGCTGCAGATCTTCACCCAGAACTGCATCGGCCCGATCTTCTTCGAGATCATCCAGCGCAAGGGCAATGAAGGCTTCGGCGAAGGCAACTTCACCGCGCTGTTCGAGAGCATCGAGCGCGACCAGATCCGCCGCGGCGTGCTGTAA
- the hmgA gene encoding homogentisate 1,2-dioxygenase — MSSAITARGYQSGFGNEFATEAVAGALPVGQNSPQKVAHGLYAEQLTGTAFTAPRGSNRRSWLYRIRPAVTHGEFTPFAQSQLQCDFGAQPASPNQLRWSPLPLPELPTDFVEGLYTMGGNGSPDAHAGVGIHLYAANRDMVGRYFYNADGELLIVPQLGALRLLTELGVIEIEPQQIAVIPRGVRFRVELPDGPGRGYICENYGALLKLPDLGPIGSNGLANPRDFETPHAAFEDVDGDFELIAKFEGRLWRAPIDHSPLDVVAWHGNYAPYRYDLRRFNTIGSISYDHPDPSIFLVLHSPSDTPGTSNMDFAIFPPRWLVAQNTFRPPWFHRNIASEFMGLVHGAYDAKAEGFVPGGASLHNCMSGHGPDAPTFDKASNADLSKADVIKDTMAFMFETRGVIRPTAQALAAGHRQGDYQQCWNGLRNNFRSSR, encoded by the coding sequence ATGTCCAGCGCCATCACCGCCCGCGGCTACCAGTCCGGCTTCGGCAACGAATTCGCCACCGAGGCCGTTGCCGGCGCGCTGCCGGTCGGGCAGAACTCACCGCAGAAGGTGGCCCACGGCCTGTACGCCGAACAGCTGACCGGCACCGCCTTCACCGCGCCGCGCGGCAGCAACCGCCGCAGCTGGCTGTACCGGATCCGCCCGGCGGTGACCCATGGCGAGTTCACCCCGTTCGCGCAGTCGCAGCTGCAGTGTGATTTCGGCGCACAGCCGGCCTCGCCGAACCAGCTGCGCTGGAGCCCGCTGCCGCTGCCGGAACTGCCGACCGACTTCGTCGAGGGCCTGTACACGATGGGCGGCAACGGCTCGCCCGATGCACACGCGGGTGTTGGCATCCACCTCTACGCCGCCAACCGCGACATGGTCGGCCGCTACTTTTACAACGCCGATGGCGAGCTGCTGATCGTGCCGCAGCTGGGCGCGCTGCGCCTGCTGACCGAGCTGGGCGTGATCGAGATCGAACCGCAGCAGATCGCGGTGATTCCGCGTGGCGTGCGCTTCCGCGTGGAGCTGCCCGATGGCCCTGGCCGTGGCTACATCTGCGAGAACTACGGCGCGCTGCTGAAGCTGCCCGACCTGGGCCCGATCGGCTCCAACGGCCTGGCCAATCCGCGCGACTTCGAGACCCCGCATGCGGCGTTCGAGGATGTGGATGGCGATTTCGAACTGATCGCCAAGTTCGAAGGCCGCCTGTGGCGTGCGCCGATCGACCATTCGCCGCTGGACGTGGTGGCCTGGCACGGCAATTACGCGCCGTACCGCTACGACCTGCGTCGCTTCAACACCATCGGCTCGATCAGCTACGACCACCCGGACCCGTCGATCTTCCTGGTGCTGCATTCGCCCAGCGACACGCCGGGCACCAGCAACATGGACTTCGCGATCTTCCCGCCGCGCTGGCTGGTGGCGCAGAACACGTTCCGCCCGCCGTGGTTCCACCGCAACATCGCCAGCGAGTTCATGGGCTTGGTGCACGGTGCCTACGACGCCAAAGCCGAAGGCTTCGTGCCGGGCGGCGCGTCGCTGCACAACTGCATGAGCGGCCACGGTCCGGATGCACCGACCTTCGACAAGGCGTCCAATGCCGACCTGTCCAAGGCCGATGTGATCAAGGACACGATGGCCTTCATGTTCGAGACCCGCGGGGTGATCCGCCCGACCGCGCAGGCGCTGGCCGCCGGCCATCGCCAGGGCGATTACCAGCAGTGCTGGAACGGCCTGCGCAACAATTTCCGGTCGTCCCGCTAG